A stretch of the Musa acuminata AAA Group cultivar baxijiao chromosome BXJ2-7, Cavendish_Baxijiao_AAA, whole genome shotgun sequence genome encodes the following:
- the LOC135617155 gene encoding uncharacterized protein LOC135617155 isoform X2 encodes MSVWRMDGTLESFVYARCSWHCSTSDLISLDMLMDVNLAEEGILQLLFVSVHQICSSVGRDTDLALVSRLLALAARFAIKVIQRYGLLTQKKDFMLDLGKESGISQLQTKLKMQKIDDVGNLTRLYEMAFYLEVIRELQSRLIPKIRRPGKVPADSRDTTGVVDNGAMQDESPLSIVPTDNVSSQQMETLELQIKEESAPNVPGLLFDNANTLQLVESSANMVEMDEFYAREAGALQKRNLIPLENPKDMITRWYADTFDLTTIVKDALHAGRLPLAVLQLHLQHQKELGSEEPHDTFSEVCDIGKNIAYDLFLKGESGLAVATFQQLGEDVEAVLRQLLFGTVRRSLRARIAEEMKIYGYLRTNELKILEKISLIERLYSSSSFWRTFHERRKSIYDTTPADTSEADNLTLGFRVSDCFTIQCGDIDGVVIGSWVNIDNGSAASADDEDKGLLTYWACAAVWSDAWDQRTVDRIVLDQCVEEGVDIPWESQFEYHVSHSDLEEIYQLFNCLPSSLLLEGSLRINLGSYVAATDASNEKIPDCAIYICSAEDLEPVSMDVPHVKIFKFSAINMCSSWLRMFVEEELAKKYIFLKECWQSTAELVPLLARAGLLICTSKTYLMDKFSDSSLDLDIVNNCRKSHKDIAEAFHKLVIHHCVQYNLPYLLDYYLDHHDLLQDYHSLCTLQQPAGNCHWANWLLTSRIKGCEYEASFYNARSNLSRQAASDSKLSVLEIDEIIHTVDDMAEGGGEMAALATLMYAAAPMQKCLCTGSVNRNSSSSFQCTLENLRPGLQPFPTLWRTLLAFCFGQDANGYPFSYAASISNILGKSAFSDYLSWRISLFLSAGGDTSLEQMLPCCLPKSVRKLIKTFVQGPIGWQSLSDFGTDIEPFLFMDTRAVNANWNGGLSAVSWEASIQKSIEEELYSSVEEKGFGVEHHLHRGRALAAFNHLLGARTLNLKSANPRQQISGKPNIQSDMQAILSSLTEGESSILKTVPPLAIMNFEDHVLVSSCCFFLELCGLSASILRVDIAALRQISSYYNNSVEQNARYDHVSPKSSAFYAVSHGGHFTVSLARALADDYIHHDHLNITKKSDVPFSDFKDKPSLALMTVLHHLEKASLPLSTEGSTCGSWLLSGSGDGLEFRSRQKESSQQWSLVTRFCQMHHLPLSTRYISLLAKDNDWVGFLTEAQLGGFAMDVIIQAAADFNDSRLKTHILTVLKSIQSTRTKTNSSTTATPGSSRGNSFISDNNTAVPIELFVILADCEKQKNPGEALLSKAKDLHWSLLAIIASCFSDVSPLSCLTVWLEITAVRETSCIKMDDVYSKIVAGVGAAVKSTNSLPNGSRNFAFHYNRGNAKRRCRVETMSVNSLMGASSDITITTSSSVAFVSEEISKEEMKKMALEQPKVPNGPDEVLASLSNMVAVLCEQHLFLPLLRAFDIFLPSCALLPFIRSLQAFSQMRLSEASAHLASFSTRMKEEPFHMLNMARDGVVKASWISSISVKAADAVLARCPSAYEKRCLLKLLAGADFADGGSASAYFRRLYWKINLAEPSLRKDDDVYLGDEILDDGSLLTALENNGCWEQARNWARQLESSGASWKSASHHVTEAQAEAMVAEWKEFLWDVPEERAALWNHCQTLFLRFSFPPLQAGLFFLKHAEAVEKEIPARELHEMLLLSLQWLSGTITHSPPVYPLHILREIETRVWLLAVESEAQFKAERDFTSLSSVQNLVGGSSTSIIEQTASIITKMDNHINAMLTKVSDRNGTREITFLNNRNSHTSESNSIAAAVSSARMKRRTKINLPLRRSVIDNLESNNDSDDYSDSSYQPKNNGELSKSMLSQEESMNIETSISAWEKRVQPAEVEKAVLSLLEFGQITATKQLQQKLSPSHVPVELALVDCALKVAILSSSNNNGELSDTIIDPEILAVIVSAGVSISDHIIEPLQALEFLAMKCNEGSGRGLCRRIIAVVKSAKVLGIPFSEAFDKKPIDLLQLLSLKAQDSLEEAKLLVQTHTIPAPSIARILAESFLKGLLAAHRGGYMDSQKEEGPAPLLWRFADFLKWAQLCPSEPEIGHALMRLVMTGQEIPHACEVELLILSHHFYKSSACLDGVDVLVTLAANRVESYVLEGDFSCLARLVTGVSNFHALNFILNILIENGQLVLLLQKYSTAEMATGTAAAVRGFRMAVLTSLKLFNPHDLDAFAMVYNHFDMKHETASLLESRSLQYMQQWLSCRDKDLRTEYLLDAMCHYIEAAEVLSGIDAGQKTHNACAQASLLSLQIRIPDINWIALPETKARRVLVEQSRFQEALIVAEAYKLNQPSEWAPVLWNQMLKPDLIEQFVAEFVAVLPLQPTMLLELARYYRSEVAARGDQSHFSVWLSPGGLPAEWIKHLGRSFRTLLKRTRDLRLRMQLATTATGFLDVTNACMKVMDKVPENAGPLILRRGHGGAYLPLM; translated from the exons ATCTTTGGATATGCTCATGGATGTTAATCTGGCAGAAGAAGGAATCTTGCAGTTGCTGTTTGTTTCTGTTCACCAGATATGTAGTAGTGTTGGTAGGGATACTGATCTAGCTTTAGTATCGAG GTTGCTGGCTCTTGCTGCTCGCTTTGCAATTAAAGTGATTCAACGATATGGTCTTTTGACTCAAAAGAAGGATTTCATGCTTGATCTTGGAAAAGAATCTGGAATATCTCAGCTGCAGACGaaattgaaaatgcaaaaaatagaTGATGTTGGCAATTTGACAAGGCTTTATGAGATGGCATTCTATTTGGAGGTTATAAGAGAATTACAGAGTCGACTGATTCCAAAGATCAGAAGACCAGGGAAAGTG CCGGCAGATAGTAGAGATACAACAGGTGTGGTAGATAATGGTGCAATGCAGGATGAGTCCCCTCTTTCAATTGTTCCTACGGATAATGTGTCATCTCAGCAGATGGAAACTTTGGAACTGCAGATTAAGGAAGAATCTGCCCCCAATGTTCCTGGGTTGTTATTTGATAATGCTAATACTTTACAGCTGGTTGAATCTTCTGCAAATATGGTTGAAATGGATGAATTTTATGCTCGTGAGGCTGGTGCCCTGCAAAAAAGAAACCTGATTCCTCTGGAAAATCCCAAGGATATGATTACACGATGGTATGCTGACACTTTTGATCTAACAACTATTGTGAAAGATGCTTTACATGCCGGTCGTCTCCCTTTGGCGGTTCTTCAGCTGCATCTACAGCATCAGAAGGAGTTGGGATCTGAGGAGCCTCATGATACTTTTAGTGAAGTTTGTGATATTGGTAAAAATATTGCATATGATCTGTTTTTAAAG GGGGAAAGTGGGCTAGCTGTGGCAACATTCCAACAACTCGGGGAGGATGTAGAAGCTGTTCTTCGACAATTGTTATTTGGTACTGTAAGGCGATCACTTCGGGCACGAATTGCAGAAGAAATGAAGATATATGGATATTTGAGGACAAACGAATTAAAGATATTGGAGAAAATATCCCTTATTGAG AGACTATATTCGAGCAGTAGCTTCTGGAGAACATTTCATGAGAGGCGGAAAAGCATATATGATACTACCCCTGCTGATACTTCAGAAGCAGATAACCTGACATTGGGTTTTCGTGTAAGTGACTGTTTTACAATTCAATGCGGTGATATCGATGGAGTTGTCATTGGTTCCTGGGTAAACATTGATAATGGTTCTGCCGCTTCTGCTGATGATGAAGATAAAGGACTTCTTACGTATTGGGCCTGTGCAGCTGTCTGGTCTGATGCATGGGACCAAAGAACTGTGGATCGT ATAGTGCTTGATCAATGTGTTGAAGAGGGAGTTGATATACCATGGGAATCACAATTTGAATATCATGTGTCTCACAGTGACCTGGAGGAGATCTACCAGCTTTTCAATTGCCTTCCATCATCTTTATTGTTAGAAGGGTCTCTTAGAATTAATTTAGGTTCATATGTTGCTGCAACTGATGCATCCAATGAGAAGATCCCTGACTGTGCCATATATATTTGCTCTGCCGAAGATTTGGAGCCAGTTTCTATGGATGTTCCACATGTTAAAATCTTCAAGTTTTCTGCCATTAATATGTGCTCATCATGGTTACGAATGTTTGTAGAAGAGGAACTtgcaaagaaatatatttttctgaAAGAGTGCTGGCAAAGTACTGCTGAGCTCGTGCCACTTCTTGCCCGTGCAGGCTTGTTAATCTGTACATCTAAGACATATCTGATGGATAAGTTTTCTGATAGTTCGCTTGACTTGGACATAGTGAACAATTGTAGAAAGTCTCATAAGGACATTGCAGAAGCCTTTCATAAACTAGTTATACATCACTGTGTGCAATACAATTTGCCATACCTTTTGGATTATTATCTTGATCATCATGATCTGCTTCAGGATTACCATTCTCTGTGTACCCTACAGCAACCTGCA GGAAACTGCCATTGGGCAAATTGGTTGCTGACTTCTAGAATTAAAGGCTGTGAATATGAAGCATCATTTTACAATGCCCGTTCAAATTTATCTCGACAAGCAGCCTCTGACAGCAAGCTAAGTGTACTAGAGATTGATGAGATAATACATACTGTTGATGATATGGCTGAAGGGGGAGGAGAGATGGCTGCTCTTGCTACTCTAATGTATGCAGCTGCACCAATGCAGAAGTGTCTTTGTACTGGAAGCGTGAATAGAAATAGTAGCTCTTCTTTTCAGTGTACATTAGAGAATCTGAGGCCTGGTCTGCAGCCGTTTCCTACTCTTTGGCGGACACTTTTAGCCTTTTGCTTTGGACAAGATGCAAATGGTTATCCATTCAGTTACGCAGCTAGTATTAGTAATA TACTTGGAAAGTCAGCATTCTCAGACTATTTGAGTTGGCGCATCAGTCTCTTCTTGTCAGCTGGAGGTGATACTTCATTAGAACAGATGCTGCCATGCTGTCTTCCAAAATCTGTCAGAAAATTGATTAAAACATTTGTTCAG GGTCCTATTGGATGGCAGTCATTATCAGATTTTGGGACTGATATAGAACCCTTTCTCTTCATGGACACTCGAGCTGTAAATGCAAATTGGAATGGTGGGCTTAGTGCTGTATCTTGGGAAGCGTCCATCCAAAAAAGCATTGAAGAGGAACTTTATTCTTCAGTTGAG GAGAAGGGCTTTGGAGTTGAGCACCATCTGCATCGTGGGCGAGCATTGGCAGCTTTCAACCATCTTCTTGGAGCAAGAACTCTAAATTTGAAATCAGCCAATCCACGCCAACAAATATCTGGAAAACCTAATATACAGTCAGACATGCAAGCAATTCTTTCATCTCTAACTGAAGGCGAAAGTTCAATCCTCAAAACT GTTCCCCCACTAGCTATAATGAACTTTGAAGATCatgttttggtttcttcttgctgTTTCTTCTTAGAGTTATGTGGCCTATCTGCCAGCATACTTCGTGTGGATATTGCTGCATTAAGGCAAATTTCTTCTTATTATAACAACTCAGTTGAGCAGAATGCACGTTATGATCATGTGTCGCCAAAGAGTTCAGCATTTTATGCAGTATCTCATGGAGGTCATTTTACTGTTTCTCTAGCTCGAGCATTAGCCGATGATTATATACACCATGATCATCTCAATATTACTAAGAAAAGCGATGTTCCTTTTAGTGATTTCAAAGATAAACCATCTCTAGCCCTTATGACTGTGTTACACCATCTCGAAAAGGCAAGCCTGCCATTATCAACTGAAGGAAGTACATGTGGCTCATGGCTACTAAGTGGCAGTGGTGATGGGCTTGAGTTCCGGTCTAGGCAAAAGGAATCCAGTCAGCAGTGGAGCCTAGTTACAAGGTTCTGTCAGATGCATCATCTTCCACTGAGCACCCGATATATTTCTTTACTGGCTAAAGACAATGATTGG GTTGGTTTCCTAACAGAAGCTCAGTTGGGGGGATTTGCTATGGATGTGATCATTCAGGCT GCAGCCGACTTCAATGATTCACGACTGAAGACTCACATATTAACAGTTCTAAAAAGCATCCAATCAACAAGAACTAAAACCAACTCTTCAACAACTGCAACTCCGGGAAGTAGTAGGGGCAATTCTTTCATTTCTGATAATAACACTGCAGTTCCTATAGAACTTTTTGTTATTCTTGCCGACTGTGAGAAGCAAAAAAATCCTGGGGAGGCCCTTCTATCAAAAGCAAAAGACTTACATTGGTCTCTGTTGGCAATAATTGCTTCATGTTTCTCTGATGTGTCTCCACTTTCATGCCTAACAGTTTGGCTTGAGATTACAGCTGTGAG AGAGACTTCATGCATCAAGATGGACGATGTTTATTCAAAAATCGTAGCAGGTGTTGGAGCTGCTGTTAAGTCTACAAATTCCTTACCAAATGGAAGCAGAAACTTTGCATTCCATTATAATAGGGGGAATGCAAAAAGAAGATGTCGAGTGGAAACCATGTCAGTGAACTCCTTGATGGGTGCATCATCTGACATTACTATTACAACAAGCTCTTCTGTGGCTTTTGTCTCTGAAGAAATTTCCAAGGAAGAAATGAAAAAAATGGCTCTTGAACAGCCAAAAGTTCCCAATGGTCCTGATGAAGTGCTTGCTTCTCTTTCAAATATGGTAGCTGTTCTTTGTGAACAGCATCTATTTCTTCCTTTGCTAAGAGCATTTGACATATTTCTACCTTCATGTGCTCTTCTTCCCTTCATACGATCCCTTCAG GCATTTTCTCAAATGCGACTTTCTGAAGCTTCAGCGCATCTGGCATCATTTTCCACTAGAATGAAGGAAGAACCATTTCATATGCTGAACATGGCAAGAGATGGTGTGGTTAAAGCATCATGGATTAGTTCCATATCTGTAAAAGCTGCAGATGCAGTGTTGGCAAGATGTCCGTCTGCTTATGAGAAAAGATGTTTATTGAAACTTCTTGCGGGAGCTGATTTTGCCGATGGAGGTTCTGCTTCAGCATACTTTCGTAGACTCTATTGGAAAATAAATTTAGCTGAACCCTCTCTTCGCAAGGATGATGATGTATACTTAGGGGATGAGATCCTTGATGATGGATCTCTTTTAACAGCAttggagaataatggttgttgggAACAAGCACGAAATTGGGCTAGGCAGCTAGAATCAAGTGGTGCATCTTGGAAGTCTGCCAGTCACCATGTTACTGAAGCACAG GCTGAAGCAATGGTGGCAGAGTGGAAGGAGTTCCTATGGGATGTTCCAGAGGAAAGAGCTGCTCTATGGAACCATTGTCAGACACTTTTCCTGAGATTTTCGTTTCCACCTTTGCAG GCAGGATTGTTTTTCCTTAAACATGCGGAAGCTGTTGAGAAAGAAATTCCAGCAAGAGAACTACATGAGATGCTTCTACTTTCACTGCAGTGGCTAAGTGGAACAATTACACATTCTCCACC GGTTTATCCTTTGCATATTCTACGAGAGATCGAAACTAGAGTGTGGCTCTTAGCTGTAGAATCAGAAGCTCAGTTTAAGGCTGAACGTGACTTTACATCACTCAGCTCTGTTCAGAATCTGGTGGGTGGAAGTTCTACCAGCATTATAGAACAGACTGCAAGTATCATTACGAAAATGGATAATCATATAAATGCAATGTTGACGAAAGTTAGTGATAgaaatggtacaagggaaattacCTTCCTAAATAACCGAAATTCACATACCTCAGAATCTAACAGTATAGCAGCTGCAGTGAGCAGTGCAAGGATGAAGAGAAGGACCAAAATTAACCTTCCATTAAGACGGTCTGTGATAGATAATCTGGAAAGTAATAATGATTCTGATGATTACTCTGACTCTTCTTATCAGCCTAAGAACAATGGCGAACTGTCTAAATCTATGCTATCACAAGAAGAAAGCATGAATATAGAAACATCTATTTCAGCATGGGAAAAAAGAGTACAACCTGCAGAAGTGGAGAAGGCTGTTCTTTCTTTATTGGAGTTTGGACAGATAACAGCTACTAAACAGCTTCAACAGAAACTGTCTCCATCACATGTGCCAGTGGAACTTGCCCTTGTTGATTGTGCTCTGAAGGTTGCTATCTTATCATCTTCCAATAACAATGGAGAGCTTAGTGATACAATTATTGATCCAGAGATCCTTGCAGTTATTGTTTCAGCTGGAGTGTCAATCAGCGATCACATAATTGAACCATTACAG GCTTTGGAGTTCTTAGCTATGAAGTGCAATGAAGGTTCTGGGCGTGGGTTGTGCCGGAGAATAATTGCTGTTGTCAAATCTGCAAAAGTATTAGGCATCCCTTTTTCTGAAGCATTTGACAAAAAACCTATCGATTTGCTGCAATTGCTTTCCCTCAAAGCACAAGATTCTCTTGAGGAAGCCAAACTCTTGGTGCAGACTCACACAATTCCTGCACCCAGTATTGCGCGTATTCTTGCTGAATCTTTTCTAAAG GGGCTATTGGCTGCACATCGTGGTGGGTACATGGATTCTCAAAAGGAAGAAGGCCCTGCACCTCTTTTGTGGAGATTTGCTGATTTTTTGAAGTGGGCACAACTTTGTCCTTCAGAACCAGAAATTGGCCATGCACTCATGCGTCTAGTAATGACAGGACAAGAAATACCACATGCTTGTGAG GTTGAACTCCTTATACTTTCACATCACTTCTACAAGTCTTCTGCCTGCCTAGATGGAGTTGATGTTCTTGTGACCCTTGCTGCAAATAGAGTTGAATCATATGTCTTGGAGGGAGATTTTTCTTGTTTGGCTCGCCTTGTTACTGGAGTCAGCAATTTCCATGCCTTGAATTTCATTTTAAACATCCTCATAGAGAATGGCCAGCTTGTTCTGCTACTTCAGAAGTATTCTACTGCAGAAATGGCCACTGGCACAGCTGCCGCAGTCAGAGGATTCAGAATGGCTGTTCTTACATCACTAAAGCTATTTAATCCGCATGACCTTGATGCATTTGCCATG GTCTATAACCATTTTGACATGAAGCATGAGACAGCTTCGCTTCTTGAGTCTCGATCCTTGCAGTACATGCAGCAGTGGCTCTCTTGTCGTGACAAGGATCTTCGAACTGAATACCTGCTTGATGCCATGTGCCATTATATCGAGGCTGCTGAAGTCCTTTCCGGTATTGATGCAGGGCAGAAAACTCATAATGCTTGCGCCCAAGCTTCCCTCCTCTCCCTTCAGATCAG